Proteins from one Triplophysa dalaica isolate WHDGS20190420 chromosome 6, ASM1584641v1, whole genome shotgun sequence genomic window:
- the b3galt1a gene encoding beta-1,3-galactosyltransferase 1, whose product MPSKVSCFYMLTVVCWASALWYLSGPRPSTAYVGQITFTVRKPPARPLKNDTLSNIRTRSLNPHNFKFLINEAKKCEGTPPFLVLLISTNHKEFNARQAIRETWGDENTFGDVRILTLFLLGFNTEPVLNQMVEQESQIFHDILVEDFVDSYHNLTLKTLMGMRWVSTYCSDARYVMKTDSDIFINMDNLVFNLLRPNAKPRRRFFTGRVINGGPIRDARNKWFMSRELYPDSRYPPFCSGTGYVFSGDVAELVYKASLHTRLLHLEDVYVGLCLRKLGIHLFQNTGFNHFKMTYSLCRYRKVLTVHQISPEEILRIWNDMSNKKNLKC is encoded by the coding sequence ATGCCATCGAAGGTGTCGTGTTTTTACATGTTGACCGTGGTGTGCTGGGCCAGCGCTCTGTGGTATCTCAGCGGCCCGCGGCCCTCGACCGCCTACGTGGGTCAGATTACCTTCACGGTGCGCAAGCCGCCGGCCAGGCCCCTGAAGAACGATACGCTCAGCAACATCCGCACACGTTCCCTCAATCCGCACAATTTCAAGTTCCTCATCAACGAGGCCAAGAAATGCGAGGGCACGCCGCCCTTCCTCGTCCTCCTCATCAGCACCAACCACAAGGAGTTTAACGCCCGGCAGGCCATCCGTGAGACGTGGGGAGACGAGAACACGTTCGGAGACGTTCGCATTTTGACGCTGTTCCTCTTGGGCTTCAACACGGAGCCGGTCCTCAACCAGATGGTGGAACAGGAGAGTCAGATCTTCCACGACATCCTGGTGGAGGACTTTGTGGATTCCTACCACAATTTGACCTTGAAGACCCTCATGGGCATGCGCTGGGTGTCCACGTACTGCTCCGACGCTCGCTACGTCATGAAAACCGACAGCGACATATTCATCAACATGGACAATTTGGTGTTCAACCTTCTCAGGCCTAATGCCAAGCCGCGGCGCCGCTTTTTCACAGGTCGCGTGATAAACGGAGGACCCATACGGGACGCCCGCAACAAGTGGTTTATGTCCAGAGAGCTCTATCCTGACAGCAGGTACCCGCCGTTCTGTTCCGGCACCGGATACGTGTTCTCTGGAGACGTGGCCGAGCTGGTGTACAAGGCGTCGCTCCATACGAGACTCCTGCACCTGGAAGACGTGTACGTGGGATTGTGTCTGCGCAAACTGGGCATTCATCTCTTCCAGAACACCGGATTTAACCACTTTAAGATGACGTACAGTCTGTGCCGCTACAGAAAAGTGTTGACTGTACATCAGATCTCACCGGAGGAGATCCTTCGAATATGGAACGATATGTCCAACAAGAAAAACCTGAAATGCTAA